One Podospora pseudopauciseta strain CBS 411.78 chromosome 4, whole genome shotgun sequence genomic window, ATGTGTTCCTACAGTGCGTTTAAAGGACGAGAGGTGATTAAAATGACCGCCACCCACCCAGCCAGCCTATTGGCAGAGGACACGcaaccagcatcaccacctgGTTTCTTGCTTTGGGGACGGAAGATGGTACTGGAATAGGAGTGGCAGGGACTCCCATAGACAGGCTGTCCTTTAAGAATATCGGCTTCAAGGAGCTCAAAACCGTCGAAATACCTGGGTATGAAGCTCTCCAAAACCCATTTATGCGTGGTTGGGTCTACTGGACCAGGCCTCCTCAGAACCTGTCGAGCGCCTGAGACCATAGCTATCGTGCACGTAGGCAGGCATACCGCACTCGAAACAGAAGTCCAAATTATGCATTAAAGTATGTAAAAAAACTCCCATTTTCCTATCTCATGTCTCCATCTACTTGGTagatgggttgggggacTTGGTGTTCCCAGGAAACTTCCTAAAGATATCCGCAATGTGGTCAATAGGCGCAGCCAACATTCCCATGGCCGACTCGAAGTAAGGGTTCTCCCCCGCACTTGGGTGGCTTCTTGATGGAACGAACGCCTTGGTGAGACCAAACTTCTTCGCCATGCCCTCCGACTCGCCCTTGGCCGACTGCAACGCCGCCTCGAGCGCCGGCAGgtcattctcctcctcctccttgatgtGCTGCGACAAGACCGACCAAAGCTCCTTCAGCTTGGGGACGTAGTCTGCCGACTCGGCCTTCATGTTCTGGAATTCCTTGAGGAGCTCTTTTACCTGTTGAATTTTGTTAGTATGACTGTGCTGTATCGGAAGCGCTAAATGGAGATGCTCACTCTGTGATGTTGCTTGCGGTCATCCTCGGCCATGGCGTGGCCCTTGTCGCCCATATGAGACTCAAAAGCGGGATAGACAATCAGCTCTTCGGCGACCGAGTGGCGCGCCAGCTCCCAAGTGAACTGGTTGCCAAAGCGCTGTTGGTGATCGGGGTCATTGGAGTTGATGACTTCGTTGTAGTACTGCTCGAGCTCTCGGTGGTCTTTGGTGATGACTTCGCAGATGGATGTGCCGGGCTTGACGGAGGCTGAGAACTGACGAGCCGCACATGGGAGGGTTTGTTGCCTCCAGGCGCCCATGATAGGGGCTGATACGAGAGGGCGTAGACGCATCATGGTTATTGtgattgtggttgtggttgtgattgtggttgtggttgtgattgtggttgtggttgtggttgtggttgtggttgtggttgtggttgtggttgtttaAGTGTTGTTGTGGCTTGTCGAAGTGGTAAAGCAAGTCGAGAAATTGATCAATGAGGACTGCGAGATTTGAAATGGCTGTTCGTCAGCTTTGGGACAGGTCCTTAAATATCGGCAACCAATTCTCGGCTCCTTCCCTCTGAATCATTTACATCTAGTCCAATGACGCGTtcatgtggtggtggagagtgAAGGTACGACAAGTGAAGTGCTCATGACGTCACCACCCATCTTCATTGATATCACCACATTTTTAATTGGAAGTCGCCTATTCACCTCCGCTTCTTCATCAGCGGAGCCCCGGTTCCGGGCTGGCGACATCTTTCCCTTCTGAAAATGGCAGTCACTTCCTTCCTATCGAGCGTCCCTGTCGCTCGGGACACTCATCCCGGCGCGGGCAGTTTGCTCCTGACAGGCGCCATGTTAGAAGCCCAGACGGGCCGGAGCAGCTGAGAACACCAGGCGAAGGGGTAACGTGTGTAAGAGCCCCAACATTGGACGGGAGACATGTGCAATGTGGCCAAAGGCTTCTACAGGTGTTGCAGCCTGGTTCTTTAGCTAGATATTGCAATCCTTTTCATCTGTGCACAAACCAGACGTCTTGTCTAGAGCACCCTCGCCCTACCATTCATCAACCGCTCAGCATaatccacccccctcttcctcaagacAGTCGAGTTCAGCCTCTTCTGATACTCGACAGCCACCGCCTGCAGGTTCCGCACCAGAATATCGGTCGTGAACTGAGCCTCGGGTCTCTTCCAGCCAAGTTCGGTCGGGAGACGCTCGTTTTCTATATTTACCAAGTCAGAAACCGGAACTTCAATGAGTGTGATGTGATAGAACGATGCTAAACGTACGGAAAAGGTATTCCACACGCGTCTTCTCGACAGTGAGGGCCTCAGCGTCTccgaggatggagatgaacGCGGCTGTCTCGCCGAGGATGAAAGCCTCGCCAagttgggagagggagtaTTGAGGATTGGTTGATTTGCATGTCTTCATGCGAGCGACGATGGCAGCGGCACCGCTCTCGACATTCACGATGTCGCCCCAGTGGGAGCGGGTTTCGTCAAAGGCTTCCTGGTTGAAAATGTCGGCGTGGCCGTGGAAGGCGTCGACGCGACTGTGAAGACATATATCAGAGCAATCCATTGGAGTTTATGGGGGTGTGACATACGAGAGACTGGCATCATGCTCCAGCACGTTGTGGCGGGTCAAGTGGTCAAGAGAGAACCAGCTAGAGTTCGGCTCCGGGTTCGTGCTGATGGCAAAGTCAAAGAGGAAAGCGGAGATGTTGGCGTCGAAGTTGACAGCGTTGAAGAGGCCGTTGGTGAGGTCATCGAGGGTGATGTATTTGCCGGTACGAGGGAGGAAGCCGTGGTTGGCAAAGGTGTTTAGGAATGGGCATGGCCCACGGACTATGAAAATGTTAGCTGATGCAATCAGGCATCACAGATCTCCCGCTGTGAGAATTACGCACCATCGCCTGCCTTAGGCCCATGCCATTGCTCAAAGGGGTCGCTGTTGGACACATTGACAGCCGCAGCGGCCACCgccaaagaaagaaaggctGCAAGTCTCATGATGAATGACAATGATAGTACAAAACCGTCAACCTGTCCTACCTGCCTCTCATCTGAACATTGGCCACGACAAGCTCCGTCTTATATTGATCGTTCTACAGACATGCACCAGGATCTTGGGTAGCACGGCAAGTTCCATCGGACCGCGCATATGGACGCGCAAGCGGCTCGACATCATGCGAACCCGAGCATAGCCTCCTTCGCCCAGGTTTGTAATGTGGTATTCCAGGTTGCACTTTGACTAATTGGAGCCACTTCATTGGGGGAAGTCGGATCCTACACAGTGCCCCAATCCGACCTGATCCAGTCGGATATGGGCCGGCCAGGTGGGTAAAGATCCGCATGAAtcagacaacaacaaagtccCGGGACTTTGCATTTCCCTGCGATATCATGCTCGGTAGCATGTAAGGTGGCTTTAAAGCCGAGAATGTGACCTCAATCCGCGGATCGGGGCAAGGCTTTTAAGGGGAAGTAAAATGCCGATCCAGCGGTTCAAAGGCGGGCAGACGAAGGTTGTGTCTTCCTGTCACCTACCTATTTACCATGAACGGCATCTCTGGCTCTTGGAGGAAATGGGCGGAATAGCACAAGCTGAGATTGGGTCTTTAGAAGGTTGCAGTGCTGAGATTGAACATTGAGACCCAATCCAGGACTAACCTTTGTCAAAGCACGCCATCAATGTGCCTTTTCGAAACTGCAAGGCATTCTTCGGACTCTTTAAGTCGATGCCCGCCGGGCGCCTGATCCTTCACCGACTTTCCCCGGTAACCCTTCGAGAATACGAGGACCCTTATACCCATGCATTCTGCGTTGTATCTCTGCCTACTTGACACTGCAAAGCTACGACGACATGCGTGGTGGCTTAAACCCAACAGCTGACGTGGCTTGCTGTTGTGAGAACAGAGGCTGAACTGTTGCCAAGACATACGTTGGGAGGATGCCAAAATCGATTCTGATTTCTTCCCAGACACGATACGACGTTACGTCTCGAAGAGTTGAGTGTTGAATTGAGAAGGAAAATTTGTCGGGGGGCCTGCAGTTCCATGATGTTTTAACCTGGTTACACCGTCGATGTCATGAACCCCCGGCTCGGTGAAGACTCCAAATATGGCGATGACACGATGAGACAAGGCTGTGCATGAGAATTCAAATAATAACACGATACAACTCTCTTGCTTGCAAGAGCCGCCATTGCTAGCCCCAATACAGGCCtgtaaggtacctaggtcCATGATGGAGTGGGAAGACTACAAACTCGTGAGCTCCGGAGTCCCTTCAGCACGCGGGGCAGAGAACCTCGTCTCGACAAAACATTTCACCAGACTCTTCTCCTGCAACTTATATGCCTTTGCTATATCATCAATCTTGAACCGATGCGTCAACATGATGGAGGGATCGATCTCTCCTTTTTCAACCATCTCGAGAAGCTCCTCCCAATCTAAAGCAATGTTAGCCACTGAAGCGGTCACTAAAGATATGAGCAAACTTACATCTCTGCACCGGAGCCTGTCCACACCCGATCAAGTAAATACCAAGCTCCATTAGCGCACCGACGTTGAAATGGTTAGTGAACCCGACGTAATCACCAATGATGCCGACTCTCCCAAACTTCTTGGTCGCGTACAGACATTCATTGATCATCTCGCTTGTATCCTGCTCCGCCCCAATCGCCATCTCCAGCTTGTGCGCCCATCCTTTGGCGTACTCTCCTCCGCTCGCATCAATGCTgacatcaacacccccagGCACCATTTCGTGTATCTTTGTCGGCACTGTCTGTCCAGACTCCAATGTTGCATAGTTGATGGTCTCTAGCCCCGGGATCTTGGACTTTGCGTACTCGGTCCGCCAGTTGCTGTCGATACCAATAACACGTGTCGcacccttcttctttgcccAAAAGCACGCCATGAAGCCGATGGGACCGAGGCCCCAGATGGCGACTGTGTCTCCCTCGTTGACGCCGGTGTAGACCACGCTGTGGTACGAAGTGGGCAGCACATCAGAGAGATACAGTGCCTTTTCATCCGGAACGTTGTCAGGGatcttgaggaggttgttctCAGCCAGCGGGATCCTGACGTACTCGGCCTGTCCGCCCGCATACCCCCCCGTCAAGTGTGAGTAACCAAAGATGCCGCCCATGCGCCCGCCATAAAGCTTGGCGTGAAGAGTTGAGGCATTCGTCTTTTCGCATGCAGTAGGGAGCTTGTCCTTGCAGTAACTACACTCGCCGCAAGAGATGCAAAAGCTGTTCACCACCCGATCACCAACAGCGAGCTTGGTGATCGACGGTCCCACCGACTCGACAACGCCGCAGAACTCGTGTCCCAGAATATCGCCCTTTTCGACCTGCACCACCACTCCATGCATCAGGTGTACGTCGCTGCCGCAGACGGTGGAACCAGTGACCTTGAGGATGACATCGTGGTCGTCGACGATCTTGGGCTTGGACGTCTCGATGACTCGTACGTCGTTCTTGCCCATCCAAGCGAGGGCTTTCATCTTCGCGCTGCTGTCGTCCGTGTACCGGCCGCCGTCGCGGTCAGGGTTAGAGATATCGGTGTGAGCCGCACGGTTTTGGTCACCGTGTCCGAGGGCCATCTCGGCCAGCCTGGCCGTCATGTTCTCTGCAACCATGGTGGATGATCTGTCGATGGATGTAAATAGGGTACCTTGGGTCGTGAGAGATACCGGACAGTGGATTTGTGGGGAGAAGACATGAGTTCGGCGACGGTAACAATGCTGCCGTCATATGGACAGGAGTTGTCTTGGCATCCATATCTTCAACCAAATCGTCGACGTCACGACATGTTGCGTGCGGAGAAAACTCTCCGGGTTTCGAGAGTAATGTTGGCTTAAAATTTGCGACTTCCTTCAAGGTAAATCCCCAAATTGACCGGCGCATAAATACATGGTCAGCGGGGTTTGTGGCtgaaagggaggggaggggcaaCAGCCTTGGGCTCTTACCAAGATTCAAATAAAGAttgagaagaggaaggttCTTTGATGAATATCAAACGAGGAAGGTGCTCTTGAATATCACGCCATATTTGCTCGTCTCTCCTGCTATGACAGCAACAGTTGTGGCTGGGGCTATCGATGGTGCTAGTAAGCTACTGAGCAAAGGTTTGTTCCCTAAACAAGCTTGACTATCTTCCTGGGGCCGCTAGCTACAACGGCGCTTCCATTCATGACACCATGAACATAGCAATCTCTAACAAACTCCCAACCGCCGTCCACCGTCTCCCACGAACGAAGAACATACGGCGTTGGGGCCCCATCGATCAGCCACACAGCATCACCGGGTTTTGCATGTCTCAAGGATGAGACACACATAGCCATTCCGTGTTACCGCGACCTTCCTTCCCCGCCAAGCTCTGGATATGAGTTCACTATATCTGCGTCTCGCCATCATGCCTTCAATATAGTCGTCCTCAGCTGGTGGTTCCCTCGATTGGTTTCCACCAGTCGATACATCTTCTCGTACAGCCTCATGGTTAGCAGCCACCGGTCGTAAAGGCCGCGAACTGAATCTGGGGCAGGCCATTCTGTCTCAGTGCGATCGCCAATCAGCAATCTGATGAAGACATCCTCTATTGAGGTGGGCTCCGCACTCTTTCGGTACCTATCAAGAGCCTGACTCGACGAGGTCCAGTTCCACTCCTCGAAGAACCAAAGGA contains:
- a CDS encoding hypothetical protein (COG:S; EggNog:ENOG503P2TX) is translated as MMRLRPLVSAPIMGAWRQQTLPCAARQFSASVKPGTSICEVITKDHRELEQYYNEVINSNDPDHQQRFGNQFTWELARHSVAEELIVYPAFESHMGDKGHAMAEDDRKQHHRVKELLKEFQNMKAESADYVPKLKELWSVLSQHIKEEEENDLPALEAALQSAKGESEGMAKKFGLTKAFVPSRSHPSAGENPYFESAMGMLAAPIDHIADIFRKFPGNTKSPNPSTK
- a CDS encoding hypothetical protein (COG:O; EggNog:ENOG503P0PR), producing the protein MRLAAFLSLAVAAAAVNVSNSDPFEQWHGPKAGDVRGPCPFLNTFANHGFLPRTGKYITLDDLTNGLFNAVNFDANISAFLFDFAISTNPEPNSSWFSLDHLTRHNVLEHDASLSRVDAFHGHADIFNQEAFDETRSHWGDIVNVESGAAAIVARMKTCKSTNPQYSLSQLGEAFILGETAAFISILGDAEALTVEKTRVEYLFQNERLPTELGWKRPEAQFTTDILVRNLQAVAVEYQKRLNSTVLRKRGVDYAERLMNGRARVL
- a CDS encoding hypothetical protein (EggNog:ENOG503NUTE; COG:Q), with product MVAENMTARLAEMALGHGDQNRAAHTDISNPDRDGGRYTDDSSAKMKALAWMGKNDVRVIETSKPKIVDDHDVILKVTGSTVCGSDVHLMHGVVVQVEKGDILGHEFCGVVESVGPSITKLAVGDRVVNSFCISCGECSYCKDKLPTACEKTNASTLHAKLYGGRMGGIFGYSHLTGGYAGGQAEYVRIPLAENNLLKIPDNVPDEKALYLSDVLPTSYHSVVYTGVNEGDTVAIWGLGPIGFMACFWAKKKGATRVIGIDSNWRTEYAKSKIPGLETINYATLESGQTVPTKIHEMVPGGVDVSIDASGGEYAKGWAHKLEMAIGAEQDTSEMINECLYATKKFGRVGIIGDYVGFTNHFNVGALMELGIYLIGCGQAPVQRYWEELLEMVEKGEIDPSIMLTHRFKIDDIAKAYKLQEKSLVKCFVETRFSAPRAEGTPELTSL